The Manihot esculenta cultivar AM560-2 chromosome 1, M.esculenta_v8, whole genome shotgun sequence genome has a window encoding:
- the LOC110620496 gene encoding protein SAR DEFICIENT 1, translated as MSMAAKRFLDDSSQDPDRPNEKRIRSRPSFASVITEAVMVNSLQNLCMALEPMLRRVVNEEVENSLKRCSSRSFTRSPSLRIQAPESSPSSLQLKFRKNLLLPIFTGSKIVDIDNSSLQILLVETRGDLAVPTSLPHPIKVEILVLDGDFPSDDRKTWTSEEFVNNILKERTGKRPLLAGDCLMVTLRDGIAPIGEIEFTDNSSWIRSRKFRIGARVVSGSSNGVRIHEAITEAFVVKDHRGELYKKHHPPMLDDEVWRLEKIGKDGAFHRKLSAEGINTVQEFLKLSTVDQHRLRRILGPGMSEKTWEVTIKHAKTCELGNKRYILHGQNFSITLNPICQVVSAVIDGQTFSTSDLPRLSKSYIQNLVRQAYANWSSLQEVVGVSSEIALLTQGEQVEEYPNHHSQAKTFHHQIGYSSENRSIEMGEQYNQANSTSANMGYSNWHGAAGINYSISEASSESELTPTSFFNRN; from the exons ATGAGTATGGCAGCCAAACGATTTCTTGATGATTCAAGTCAAGACCCAGATCGCCCAAATGAGAAACGAATCAGATCTAGACCTTCTTTTGCTTC AGTAATTACAGAAGCAGTGATGGTGAATTCTTTACAGAACCTCTGCATGGCCTTAGAGCCAATGCTCAGGAGAGTG GTGAATGAAGAAGTGGAGAATAGTCTGAAACGATGTTCATCTCGCTCTTTCACTCGATCTCCTTCACTTCGAATCCAGGCACCTGAATCATCACCATCTAGCCTGCAACTTAAGTTTAGAAAAAATCTTTTGCTCCCAATATTCACTGGGAGCAAAATAGTTGACATAGATAATTCTTCTCTTCAAATACTTTTAGTAGAAACAAGAGGTGATCTGGCAGTTCCGACGTCTCTCCCTCATCCAATCAAAGTAGAAATCCTCGTCCTTGATGGAGATTTCCCTTCTGATGATCGGAAGACTTGGACTAGTGAAGAATTCGTCAACAATATATTGAAGGAGAGAACCGGCAAGCGGCCTTTGCTTGCCGGAGATTGCTTGATGGTGACATTAAGAGATGGAATTGCACCAATTGGTGAGATTGAGTTCACCGATAATTCAAGCTGGATTAGGAGCAGAAAGTTCAGAATTGGTGCAAGAGTGGTTTCAGGGAGCTCTAATGGTGTTCGAATTCATGAAGCAATAACTGAAGCTTTTGTTGTCAAAGATCATCGTGGTGAAT TGTACAAGAAGCATCACCCACCAATGTTGGATGATGAAGTATGGCGTCTTGAGAAGATTGGGAAAGATGGAGCTTTTCACAGAAAGCTATCTGCTGAGGGTATCAACACTGTTCAAGAATTCCTCAAGTTGTCCACTGTCGACCAACACAGGCTTAGGAGG aTTTTAGGACCTGGAATGTCCGAGAAGACATGGGAAGTAACAATAAAGCATGCAAAGACATGCGAGTTGGGAAACAAACGTTATATTCTTCATGGTCAGAATTTTAGTATCACATTAAACCCTATATGCCAAGTTGTTAGTGCTGTCATTGATGGACAGACATTCTCTACTTCGGATCTTCCAAGACTTAGTAAG AGTTACATTCAGAATTTGGTGAGACAAGCCTATGCAAATTGGAGCTCATTACAAGAAGTTGTTGGAGTTTCAAGCGAGATTGCTTTGCTCACACAAG GAGAGCAAGTGGAGGAGTATCCCAACCACCATTCTCAGGCAAAAACATTTCATCACCAAATTGGGTACTCATCTGAAAACAGAAGCATTGAGATGGGGGAGCAATACAACCAAGCCAACAGCACAAGTGCAAATATGGGTTACAGCAATTGGCATGGTGCTGCAGGCATCAATTACAGCATCTCTGAGGCATCATCAGAGAGTGAATTGACGCCTACATCTTTCTTCAATAGGAATTAA
- the LOC110625080 gene encoding LEAF RUST 10 DISEASE-RESISTANCE LOCUS RECEPTOR-LIKE PROTEIN KINASE-like 2.4, producing MREHQLFFLISFCLAKYLGSLSIIFPISCSSSNGDLFIKCLFAHYKCGDIEGTEYPFWGSHVPEVCGHHAFHLNCQRNKYPFVIIGKQRFLILKIDQETFSMKIVRWDLWQGACLAEAENLQDVALNHPLYGYTSTSRNLTLIYGCPMVDSMLSYAFTCDLQATHVYNYYADEITWELQQPQLVKYCRAHLTSPVSQAALMELYGGSKTVNEALSEGFDVEYQAHRHSCVSCQDSGGICGSNLTTHDFVCLRRDQPRKNASSPGTISGHESNLKKYLMGIIIGFTLAGMSLLCFLLYCFWSFKRVTASNQMAIPFRRLEYNQKIEKVIRQTIAPKRYSYSDVKKMTASFKDKLGQGGYGIVYKGKLLDGRPVAVKILMKNIPKGKRNGEEFINEVAIISRTSHVNVVSLLGFCFEGHKRALIYEFMANGSLEKFMYNGNTWKAGCCLEWEILYEIAIGIAKGLEYLHGGCNTRILHLDIKPQNILLDEHFLPKIADFGLSKLCSRKESTASMENVRGTIGYIAPEVYSRCFGRVSHKSDVYSYGMMILEMVSGRKNANVKANDASKIYFPHWIYHRLQQDSDLGLCSVRTKEEDEIARRLVLVGLWCIQTNLSHRPSMSEVLVMLEVCSEALEIPPRPFNVSPQSSSGNLSPTSV from the exons ATGAGGGAACATCAGCTCTTCTTCCTCATTTCTTTCTGTCTTGCCAAATACTTGGGGTCCTTGTCTATTATATTTCCCATTTCTTGCAGCAGCAGCAATGGCGATCTCTTCATCAAGTGCTTGTTTGCTCATTACAAGTGTGGAGACATTGAAGGAACAGAGTATCCTTTCTGGGGAAGCCATGTTCCTGAAGTTTGCGGCCACCATGCTTTTCATCTTAACTGTCAACGTAATAAATACCCATTTGTCATCATTGGCAAACAACGTTTCCTGATATTGAAAATAGATCAAGAAACTTTTTCCATGAAGATTGTGAGATGGGACTTGTGGCAAGGTGCTTGTCTTGCTGAAGCTGAAAACCTCCAAGACGTTGCTTTGAACCATCCTCTCTATGGATACACTTCAACGTCTAGAAACCTTACATTAATCTATGGATGTCCCATGGTGGATTCAATGTTGAGTTATGCCTTTACATGTGATCTGCAGGCTACACATGTTTACAATTACTATGCAGATGAAATCACCTGGGAACTTCAACAACCACAACTTGTAAAGTATTGCAGAGCTCACCTAACAAGTCCAGTTTCACAGGCTGCTCTAATGGAACTCTATGGTGGATCCAAGACAGTAAATGAAGCTCTGAGTGAAGGTTTCGACGTCGAATATCAAGCTCACAGACATTCATGTGTATCTTGTCAGGATTCTGGTGGGATCTGCGGATCTAACTTAACTACACATGATTTTGTCTGCCTTCGCAGAGACCAGCCAAGGAAGAATGCATCTTCCCCTGGAACAATCTCTG GCCATGAATCAAATCTGAAGAAATATTTAATGGGGATTATTATTGGCTTTACATTGGCTGGGATGTCATTACTTTGCTTTTTGCTCTATTGTTTTTGGAGCTTTAAAAGGGTGACAGCTTCAAACCAAATGGCAATCCCCTTTAGAAGACTTGAGTATAATCAGAAGATTGAGAAAGTTATTAGACAAACCATTGCTCCAAAAAGATATAGCTATTCAGATGTAAAGAAAATGACAGCCTCATTTAAGGATAAATTAGGTCAAGGAGGTTATGGCATTGTTTACAAGGGAAAGCTATTAGATGGTCGTCCTGTGGCAGTGAAGATTCTGATGAAAAATATtccaaaagggaaaagaaatggAGAAGAATTTATCAATGAGGTTGCTATTATTAGTAGAACATCACATGTTAATGTAGTTTCTCTTCTGGGATTCTGCTTTGAAGGTCACAAACGAGCTCTCATATACGAGTTCATGGCTAATGGTTCACTTGAGAAGTTCATGTACAATGGAAATACTTGGAAAGCCGGTTGCTGCCTGGAATGGGAAATTTTGTATGAAATTGCAATAGGAATAGCTAAAGGGCTTGAGTATCTACATGGTGGATGTAATACTCGAATCTTGCATTTAGATATCAAACCTCAAAACATACTTTTGGATGAACATTTTCTTCCTAAAATTGCCGATTTCGGGCTTTCAAAACTGTGTTCCAGGAAAGAAAGCACTGCATCAATGGAAAATGTAAGGGGGACAATTGGGTATATTGCTCCAGAAGTATACAGCAGATGCTTTGGAAGAGTTTCACACAAGTCGGATGTATATAGCTATGGGATGATGATATTAGAAATGGTTAGTGGAAGGAAGAATGCAAATGTTAAAGCAAATGATgcaagtaaaatatattttccacATTGGATCTATCACCGTCTTCAGCAGGACAGTGACTTAGGACTATGTTCTGTCAGAACCAAAGAGGAAGATGAAATTGCAAGAAGATTAGTGTTGGTGGGGTTATGGTGCATACAGACAAACCTTTCACATAGACCATCCATGAGTGAGGTTTTGGTCATGTTGGAAGTTTGTAGTGAAGCATTGGAAATTCCTCCAAGGCCTTTCAATGTTTCTCCTCAAAGTTCATCTGGTAACCTTTCTCCCACTTCAGTTTAA
- the LOC110620773 gene encoding kinesin-like protein NACK1, with product MTVRTPGTPASKIDRTPASTPGGPRSKEEKIVVTVRLRPLNKKEQLAKDQVAWECVDDRTIVFKPPTQERVAQQTPFTFDKVFGPTCLTETVYEDGAKNVALSALMGINATIFAYGQTSSGKTYTMRGITEKAVNDIYKHIMNTPERDFTIKISGLEIYNENVRDLLNSDSGRNLKLLDDPEKGTVVEKLVEETATNDQHLRHLISICEAQRQVGETALNDTSSRSHQIIRLTIESTLRENLDCVRSFVAGLNFVDLAGSERASQTHTDGARLREGCHINLSLMTLTTVIRKLSVGKRSGHIPYRDSKLTRILQHSLGGNARTAIICTLSPALSHVEQSRNTLFFATRAKEVTNNARVNMVVSDKQLVKHLQKEVARLEAELRTPDPSKEKDMIIQQMEMEMEELRRQRDLAQSQVDELRKKIQEEPQAPSTLEAPRPSVKKCLSYSDALLPKWDSKELSRCDRTRKTMLRQSMRQSSTAPFTLVHEIRKLEHLQEQLGEEANRALEVLQKEVACHRLGNQDAAETIAKLQAEIREMRSIQPVCKEVEIGCVVAPNRSVSANLKEEITRLHSQGSTIANLEEQLENVQKSIDKLVMSLPSNNPQSNSEATSKARNQPKKKKILPLTSSNGANRQNFIRSPCSPLSTSKQILENDIENKAPGNEDIIMYSETQTESEKETPTKSEEAGDVSSREGTPVYQRSNSVNMKKMQKMFQNAAEENVRSIRAYVTELKERVAKLQYQKQLLVCQVLELEANEAAGYNLEDEDNLNEPEPQVSWQVTFREQRQQIIELWDLCYVSIIHRTQFYLLFKGDPADQIYMEVELRRLTWLQQHLAEMGNASPARIGDEPTISLSSSIRALKREREFLAKRLTSRLTVEERDTLYMKWDVPLEGKQRKLQFVNKLWTNPHDARHVEESAEIVAKLVGFCEGGNMSKEMFELNLALPTDKRPWIMGWNPISNLLHL from the exons ATGACAGTAAGAACTCCAGGAACACCGGCTTCCAAGATTGATAGGACACCAGCATCAACTCCTGGAGGTCCTAGATCCAAGGAAGAGAAGATTGTAGTTACTGTAAGATTAAGACCTCTAAACAAAAAAGAGCAGTTAGCCAAAGACCAAGTAGCATGGGAGTGTGTTGATGATCGCACCATTGTATTTAAGCCACCTACTCAGGAACGTGTAGCTCAACAGACCCCGTTCACATTTG aTAAAGTTTTTGGTCCCACTTGTTTAACTGAAACTGTATATGAGGATGGAGCGAAGAATGTTGCTTTGTCTGCTTTGATGGGCATAAATG CAACCATATTTGCATATGGGCAAACTAGCAGTGGGAAGACATATACGATGAGAGGAATAACTGAGAAAGCTGTTAATGACATCTACAAGCACATAATGAAT ACACCAGAGAGAGATTTTACTATAAAGATTTCTGGACTAGAAATTTATAATGAAAACGTCAGGGACCTGCTGAACTCAGATTCTGGTCGAAATCTCAAGCTTCTTGATGACCCAGAG AAAGGTACTGTAGTTGAGAAGCTAGTAGAAGAAACCGCAACTAATGACCAGCATTTAAGGCATCTGATCAGTATTTGTGAAG CCCAAAGGCAAGTCGGTGAAACTGCCCTTAATGATACTAGCTCGCGGTCACACCAAATTATAAGGCTG ACAATAGAAAGTACTCTCCGTGAAAATTTAGATTGTGTGAGATCATTCGTTGCAGGCCTG AATTTTGTAGATCTAGCTGGAAGTGAAAGAGCCTCACAGACGCACACAGATGGTGCCAGGCTCAGGGAAGGATGCCACATTAATCTTAGTTTGATGACTCTGACAACTGTCATAAGAAAGCTCAG CGTTGGGAAAAGAAGCGGTCATATACCCTACAGGGACTCAAAGCTTACTCGCATTTTGCAGCATTCACTTGGCGGTAATGCCCGTACTGCCATCATATGTACTTTAAGTCCAGCACTCAGCCATGTTGAACAATCTCGAAACACTCTCTTCTTTGCCACACGGGCAAAAGAGGTCACTAACAATGCCCGAGTCAACATG GTTGTTTCAGATAAGCAGCTAGTGAAGCATCTACAGAAGGAGGTGGCCAGGCTGGAAGCAGAGCTGCGCACTCCTGACCCTTCAAAGGAGAAAGACATGATAATTCAGCAG ATGGAGATGGAAATGGAAGAATTAAGACGCCAGAGAGATCTTGCACAATCTCAAGTAGATGAGTTGCGGAAAAAAATTCAAGAGGAGCCTCAG GCTCCAAGCACATTGGAAGCTCCACGTCCATCAGTGAAGAAGTGTCTCTCTTATTCTGATGCATTGTTGCCAAAATGGGACAGCAAGGAGTTAAGCCGCTGCGATAGAACAAGAAAAACTATGTTAAGGCAGTCTATGAGGCAATCATCAACTGCACCTTTCACTCTAGTGCATGAAATTCGCAAACTAGAACATCTTCAGGAGCAACTTGGAGAAGAAGCTAACCGAGCTCTAGAAGTACTACAAAAGGAGGTTGCTTGTCATAGACTAGGTAACCAAGATGCAGCTGAGACGATTGCTAAACTACAAGCAGAAATAAGAGAAATGCGATCCATTCAACCAGTTTGTAAGGAAGTGGAAATTGGTTGTGTTGTAGCTCCTAATAGAAGTGTCAGTGCCAACCTCAAGGAGGAGATAACGAGACTTCATTCACAGGGCAGCACTATTGCAAATCTTGAAGAGCAATTGGAAAATGTTCAGAAGTCTATAGACAAACTAGTAATGTCTCTTCCAAGCAATAATCCACAATCAAACTCGGAAGCAACTTCGAAAGCTAGGAATCAaccaaagaagaaaaagatacTTCCTTTGACATCAAGCAATGGTGCCAACCGGCAAAACTTTATAAGGTCTCCTTGCTCACCACTATCAACTTCTAAGCAAATTTTGGAAAATGATATTGAAAACAAAGCTCCAGGGAATGAAGACATTATTATGTACTCTGAGACCCAGACAGAGTCTGAGAAAGAAACTCCTACTAAGAGTGAAGAAGCTGGAGATGTGTCATCGAGGGAAGGCACTCCAGTCTATCAACGTTCTAATTCAGTTAACATGAAGAAAATGCAGAAGATGTTTCAGAATGCAGCAGAGGAAAATGTAAGGAGCATAAGAGCATATGTAACGGAACTGAAGGAACGTGTTGCCAAATTGCAATACCAAAAGCAGTTACTTGTTTGCCAG GTCCTTGAGCTGGAAGCAAATGAAGCAGCTGGCTATAATCTTGAGGATGAAGATAACCTAAATGAACCAGAACCTCAAGTTTCCTGGCAAGTAACTTTTAGGGAGCAAAGGCAGCAGATCATTGAATTATGGGATTTATGCTATGTATCCATCATCCATAGGACACAGTTTTATTTGTTATTCAAGGGGGACCCTGCTGATCAAATTTACATGGAAGTTGAGCTTAGGCGCTTGACTTGGTTGCAGCAGCATTTGGCAGAAATGGGCAATGCAAGCCCAGCTCGTATTGGAGATGAGCCTACAATTTCTCTGTCATCAAg TATTAGAGCATTGAAACGTGAAAGGGAGTTTCTGGCAAAGAGGTTGACCTCTCGTTTAACTGTTGAAGAAAGGGATACATTGTACATGAAGTGGGATGTTCCACTTGAGGGGAAACAGAGGAAGTTGCAGTTTGTGAACAAACTGTGGACGAATCCTCATGATGCGAGGCATGTGGAGGAAAGTGCTGAAATAGTGGCAAAGCTTGTTGGTTTCTGTGAAGGAGGAAACATGTCAAAGGAGATGTTTGAGCTCAATCTTGCCTTGCCAACAGATAAGAGACCATGGATTATGGGCTGGAACCCAATTTCAAACCTATTGCATTTGTGA
- the LOC110620555 gene encoding non-specific lipid-transfer protein 2: MKKSYVAIYALMVLLLAEAQLTMAVTCSPTELSPCVAAITSSSPPSKQCCDKIKEQKPCLCQYLNNPNLKKFINTPNARKVATTCGTPFPKC; encoded by the coding sequence ATGAAGAAATCATATGTAGCAATCTACGCTCTGATGGTGCTACTCCTGGCTGAGGCACAGCTAACAATGGCAGTGACATGTAGCCCAACAGAGCTGAGCCCTTGTGTAGCTGCAATCACATCTTCTTCTCCACCATCAAAACAGTGCTGTGACAAGATCAAAGAACAAAAGCCTTGCCTTTGCCAGTACCTCAACAACCCAAATCTCAAGAAATTCATCAACACACCAAATGCCAGGAAGGTTGCTACTACTTGTGGAACTCCATTCCCCAAGTGCTAG